A portion of the Camelus dromedarius isolate mCamDro1 chromosome 35, mCamDro1.pat, whole genome shotgun sequence genome contains these proteins:
- the LOC116155451 gene encoding LOW QUALITY PROTEIN: olfactory receptor 9G1 (The sequence of the model RefSeq protein was modified relative to this genomic sequence to represent the inferred CDS: inserted 1 base in 1 codon): MERSNHTVXFILLGFTTDPVMQLVLFIMFVGVYSVTVLGNTTLMVLICNDSRLHTPMYIFIGNLSFLDLWHSSVYTPKILMTCISEDKSISFAGCAAQFFFSAGLAYSECYLLAAMAYDHYVAISKPLLYSQAMPIRLCAFLVAASYLGGFINSSIITKGTFALNFCSNNIIDDFFCDIPPLVKLACGRKDGYQAVLYFVLASNVITPTAVILASYLFIITTILKIHSTPGQLKSCSTCSSHLASVTLYYGSILHIYARPRLSCSLDRDKMLSIFYTVVFPMLNPMIYSLKNKDVKEALNKLFK, translated from the exons ATGGAGAGAAGCAATCACACAG AATTCATCCTGCTGGGCTTCACAACAGACCCTGTGATGCAGCTGGTCCTCTTCATCATGTTTGTTGGTGTCTACTCTGTGACTGTGTTAGGAAACACCACCCTCATGGTGTTGATCTGTAATGACTCAAGGCTGCACACACCCATGTATATTTTCATTGGGAATCTGTCTTTTCTAGATCTCTGGCATTCCTCTGTCTACACTCCAAAGATCCTCATGACCTGCATCTCTGAAGACAAGAGCATCTCCTTTGCTGGCTGTGCAGCTCAGTTCTTCTTCTCTGCTGGGCTGGCATACAGTGAGTGTTACCTGTTGGCTGCCATGGCTTATGACCACTATGTGGCCATCTCAAAGCCACTGCTTTACTCTCAGGCCATGCCCATTAGGCTGTGTGCATTTTTGGTAGCAGCCTCATACCTTGGTGGCTTTATTAACTCTTCCATCATTACCAAAGGAACTTTTGCCTTGAACTTTTGTAGTAACAATATTATTGATGACTTTTTCTGTGATATCCCACCACTTGTGAAGCTGGCTTGTGGCAGGAAGGATGGCTACCAGGCTGTGCTGTACTTTGTCCTGGCCTCCAATGTCATCACACCCACTGCAGTCATACTCGCTTCCTACCTCTTCATCATAACCACCATCTTGAAGATCCACTCCACCCCGGGTCAGCTCAAATCCtgctccacctgctcctcccacctggcCTCTGTCACCTTGTACTATGGCTCCATTCTCCACATCTATGCTCGTCCACGATTGAGCTGTTCTTTGGACAGGGACAAAATGCTTTCTATATTTTACACTGTGGTGTTTCCCATGTTGAATCCCATGATCTATAGCCTGAAGAATAAGGATGTGAAAGAGGCTCTGAATAAACTCTTCAAATAA